In the Oncorhynchus nerka isolate Pitt River linkage group LG2, Oner_Uvic_2.0, whole genome shotgun sequence genome, one interval contains:
- the LOC115138487 gene encoding protein-arginine deiminase type-2-like isoform X1: MNVSQEQVSLTGHPNLFQHFNRIATNKPVDQMYQRTFRLDTEKTLRALYVVGTVLKVNLNRSAPPSSTYFSVKCSPNVQYRITPPPAKSGPIPTPFNGNTVLLLTMDTASEVENDSKLSVMYYGKKTEVLGKAVVHLTAFEISLDVDADRDGQVERNNPNKGSWMWGPNGHGAILLVNCDSEHTSQKSLDSEHAEVTRVSDLKDMSPMVLRTSGPAKLPEGYKLTMHISQGDAECVRVFRTRSTAGMHQTLTENLFYKSFVKDYPLVVGGEDLSKEVPCLWGNAEMNFYVEGLRFPDKDFEGLISINLSMLEPSSQGFPETPIFTDRVVFRVAPWIMTPNTLDPVEVFVCSTTDNDKFLKRMRRLVEKSGCKLKICPEDMNRGDRWMQDEIEFGYIDSPHQRFPVVLDSPRDGELQDFPYDVLLGQDFGYVTRTAYGKEVSSLDSFGNLEVSPPVTVNGKNYPLGRIIIGVAFPTATKGRNMTKVVQDFLWAQKVQEPIALFSDWLLVGHVDEFMTFVPAPDKKGFRLLLASPDASYKLFRGLQNGGHGQAKMFDGLGAEEITVDEILSDEKLKAENNYVQSCIDWNRDVLKRELGLDDDDIIDLPILFHVMENRAVAYYPDMVNMIVLGKNLGIPKPFGPKVDGRCALEAEMTSLMGGLGLSCTYIDDFASYHKLLGEVHCGSNVRREPFSFKWWNLEM, encoded by the exons GAGTGCCCCTCCCAGCTCCACGTACTTCTCTGTGAAATGCAGCCCCAACGTGCAGTACAGGATTACCCCACCCCCAGCGAAGAGTGGACCAATCCCCACCCCTTTCAATGGGAATACAGTGCTTCTTCTCACCATGGACACTGCTAGCGAAGTGGAAAATGATAGCAAG CTATCGGTCATGTATTATGGAAAGAAGACGGAGGTGTTGGGGAAAGCTGTCGTTCACCTCACTGCTTTTG AGATCTCCCTGGATGTTGATGCTGATCGAGATGGCCAGGTGGAGAGGAACAACCCCAACAAG GGATCCTGGATGTGGGGGCCTAATGGCCATGGTGCCATCCTACTGGTCAACTgtgactcagaacacacctctCAGAAGAGCCTGGACAGTGAGCATGCTGAGGTCACCAGAGTCTCAG ATCTTAAAGATATGTCCCCCATGGTGCTGCGGACCAGTGGCCCTGCCAAGCTCCCAGAAGGCTACAAGCTGACCATGCACATCTCCCAGGGTGATGCAGAGTGTGTGAGGGTCTTCAGGACCAGGTCCACAGCAGGCATGCACCAAACCCTGA CAGAAAACCTGTTTTACAAGAGCTTTGTGAAGGACTACCCACTAGTGGTGGGAGGTGAGGATCTGTCCAAGGAGGTACCTTGCCTCTGGGGAAACGCTGAGATGAACTTTTACGTTGAAGGCCTGAGGTTCCCTGACAAAGACTTTGAGGGCCTAATCAGCATCAACCTCAGCATGCTGGAGCCGAGCTCTCAG GGCTTTCCTGAGACGCCCATCTTTACAGACAGGGTGGTGTTCCGAGTGGCTCCCTGGATCATGACACCCAACACACTCGACCCTGTAGAGGTTTTTGTTTGCAG CACAACTGATAATGACAAGTTCTTAAAGAGAATGAGGAGGCTGGTGGAGAAAAGTGGGTGCAAACTGAAGATTTGCCCTGAGGATATGAACAGAGGAGACCGTTGGATGCAG GATGAGATTGAGTTTGGCTACATTGATTCTCCTCACCAACGTTTCCCTGTTGTTCTGGACTCCCCCCGAGACGGAGAACTACAGGACTTCCCTTATGATGTGCTACTG GGCCAAGACTTTGGATATGTGACTAGGACAGCATATGGCAAAGAAGTGAGCAGCCTGGACTCGTTTGGTAACCTGGAGGTTAGCCCTCCAGTCACTGTAAATGGAAAGAACTACCCTCTGGGTAGGATCATCATTGGAGTGGCCTTCCCTAC GGCTACTAAGGGCCGCAACATGACTAAAGTAGTGCAAGACTTCCTGTGGGCCCAGAAAGTCCAGGAGCCCATTGCGTTGTTCTCTGATTGGCTCCTGGTTGGGCATGTGGATGAATTCATGACCTTCGTCCCAGCTCCGGACAAAAAG GGATTCCGGCTTCTGCTCGCCAGCCCCGATGCAAGCTACAAACTATTCAGGGGCTTACAGAATGGCGGGCATGGACAAGCCAAAATGTTTGATG GTCTTGGAGCAGAAGAGATTACAGTAGATGAGATTTTGAGTGATGAGAAACTCAAGGCAGAAAACAACTATGTCCAG agctgtatagACTGGAACAGGGATGTCCTGAAGAGGGAGCTGGGTCTAGACGACGATGACATCATTGACCTGCCCATCCTTTTCCATGTGATGGAGAACAGGGCGGTGGCCTACTACCCAGACATG GTAAACATGATTGTGTTGGGAAAGAACCTGGGCATCCCTAAGCCATTTGGGCCCAAGGTGGATGGCCGCTGTGCCCTGGAGGCAGAGATGACCTCCCTCATGGGGGGCCTGGGACTCAGCTGCACATACATTGATGACTTTGCCTCCTACCACAAACTGCTGGGAGAGGTTCACTGTGGCTCCAACGTCCGCAGGGAACCGTTCTCCTTCAAGTGGTGGAACCTGGAGATGTGA
- the LOC115138487 gene encoding protein-arginine deiminase type-2-like isoform X2 yields the protein MNVSQEQVSLTGHPNLFQHFNRIATNKPVDQMYQRTFRLDTEKTLRALYVVGTVLKVNLNRSAPPSSTYFSVKCSPNVQYRITPPPAKSGPIPTPFNGNTVLLLTMDTASEVENDSKLSVMYYGKKTEVLGKAVVHLTAFEISLDVDADRDGQVERNNPNKGSWMWGPNGHGAILLVNCDSEHTSQKSLDSEHAEVTRVSDLKDMSPMVLRTSGPAKLPEGYKLTMHISQGDAECVRVFRTRSTAGMHQTLKNLFYKSFVKDYPLVVGGEDLSKEVPCLWGNAEMNFYVEGLRFPDKDFEGLISINLSMLEPSSQGFPETPIFTDRVVFRVAPWIMTPNTLDPVEVFVCSTTDNDKFLKRMRRLVEKSGCKLKICPEDMNRGDRWMQDEIEFGYIDSPHQRFPVVLDSPRDGELQDFPYDVLLGQDFGYVTRTAYGKEVSSLDSFGNLEVSPPVTVNGKNYPLGRIIIGVAFPTATKGRNMTKVVQDFLWAQKVQEPIALFSDWLLVGHVDEFMTFVPAPDKKGFRLLLASPDASYKLFRGLQNGGHGQAKMFDGLGAEEITVDEILSDEKLKAENNYVQSCIDWNRDVLKRELGLDDDDIIDLPILFHVMENRAVAYYPDMVNMIVLGKNLGIPKPFGPKVDGRCALEAEMTSLMGGLGLSCTYIDDFASYHKLLGEVHCGSNVRREPFSFKWWNLEM from the exons GAGTGCCCCTCCCAGCTCCACGTACTTCTCTGTGAAATGCAGCCCCAACGTGCAGTACAGGATTACCCCACCCCCAGCGAAGAGTGGACCAATCCCCACCCCTTTCAATGGGAATACAGTGCTTCTTCTCACCATGGACACTGCTAGCGAAGTGGAAAATGATAGCAAG CTATCGGTCATGTATTATGGAAAGAAGACGGAGGTGTTGGGGAAAGCTGTCGTTCACCTCACTGCTTTTG AGATCTCCCTGGATGTTGATGCTGATCGAGATGGCCAGGTGGAGAGGAACAACCCCAACAAG GGATCCTGGATGTGGGGGCCTAATGGCCATGGTGCCATCCTACTGGTCAACTgtgactcagaacacacctctCAGAAGAGCCTGGACAGTGAGCATGCTGAGGTCACCAGAGTCTCAG ATCTTAAAGATATGTCCCCCATGGTGCTGCGGACCAGTGGCCCTGCCAAGCTCCCAGAAGGCTACAAGCTGACCATGCACATCTCCCAGGGTGATGCAGAGTGTGTGAGGGTCTTCAGGACCAGGTCCACAGCAGGCATGCACCAAACCCTGA AAAACCTGTTTTACAAGAGCTTTGTGAAGGACTACCCACTAGTGGTGGGAGGTGAGGATCTGTCCAAGGAGGTACCTTGCCTCTGGGGAAACGCTGAGATGAACTTTTACGTTGAAGGCCTGAGGTTCCCTGACAAAGACTTTGAGGGCCTAATCAGCATCAACCTCAGCATGCTGGAGCCGAGCTCTCAG GGCTTTCCTGAGACGCCCATCTTTACAGACAGGGTGGTGTTCCGAGTGGCTCCCTGGATCATGACACCCAACACACTCGACCCTGTAGAGGTTTTTGTTTGCAG CACAACTGATAATGACAAGTTCTTAAAGAGAATGAGGAGGCTGGTGGAGAAAAGTGGGTGCAAACTGAAGATTTGCCCTGAGGATATGAACAGAGGAGACCGTTGGATGCAG GATGAGATTGAGTTTGGCTACATTGATTCTCCTCACCAACGTTTCCCTGTTGTTCTGGACTCCCCCCGAGACGGAGAACTACAGGACTTCCCTTATGATGTGCTACTG GGCCAAGACTTTGGATATGTGACTAGGACAGCATATGGCAAAGAAGTGAGCAGCCTGGACTCGTTTGGTAACCTGGAGGTTAGCCCTCCAGTCACTGTAAATGGAAAGAACTACCCTCTGGGTAGGATCATCATTGGAGTGGCCTTCCCTAC GGCTACTAAGGGCCGCAACATGACTAAAGTAGTGCAAGACTTCCTGTGGGCCCAGAAAGTCCAGGAGCCCATTGCGTTGTTCTCTGATTGGCTCCTGGTTGGGCATGTGGATGAATTCATGACCTTCGTCCCAGCTCCGGACAAAAAG GGATTCCGGCTTCTGCTCGCCAGCCCCGATGCAAGCTACAAACTATTCAGGGGCTTACAGAATGGCGGGCATGGACAAGCCAAAATGTTTGATG GTCTTGGAGCAGAAGAGATTACAGTAGATGAGATTTTGAGTGATGAGAAACTCAAGGCAGAAAACAACTATGTCCAG agctgtatagACTGGAACAGGGATGTCCTGAAGAGGGAGCTGGGTCTAGACGACGATGACATCATTGACCTGCCCATCCTTTTCCATGTGATGGAGAACAGGGCGGTGGCCTACTACCCAGACATG GTAAACATGATTGTGTTGGGAAAGAACCTGGGCATCCCTAAGCCATTTGGGCCCAAGGTGGATGGCCGCTGTGCCCTGGAGGCAGAGATGACCTCCCTCATGGGGGGCCTGGGACTCAGCTGCACATACATTGATGACTTTGCCTCCTACCACAAACTGCTGGGAGAGGTTCACTGTGGCTCCAACGTCCGCAGGGAACCGTTCTCCTTCAAGTGGTGGAACCTGGAGATGTGA